A part of Herpetosiphon gulosus genomic DNA contains:
- a CDS encoding amino acid adenylation domain-containing protein has protein sequence MTDFAAKIAALPPEKQALLIRRLQQAANEPPALVAQPRTTNTLPLSFAQERQWVLYQWDPTSPLYNIVYGVRYRGKLDIAALQAGFNTIAQRHEVLRTTFLLVDNVPHQQIHAELKPGFSMVDVRDLAETERDAAIQAQIQAETQLPFDLQTGPLLRVLLLQIRDHEYIKLVSVHHSVFDGWSAGVIIAELNHLLNAAYAGEPSSLPALPIQYADYAIWQRNWLQGKVLEQQLQYWKEQLAGELPILQLPTDRPYPPVESSRGAHYRVQLSADLVQRLVTWSRNEGYTLNIILLTIWKTLLFRYTNQTDLLVGMPIANRHYNDLQALIGYFVNTLVIRTKAAGELSFRSFLDQVRAANLAAQEHQDLPFEQLVEALQPDRNLAHTPIFQSLFVFQRDTVNSFQLPELSVEPLPIETGTAKFALSLEAVSLDQQINLNFEYKTDLFDPATIERLAQHYQNLLEATLATPDLELSRLPMLSKVELAQLLPTSKSLEASLLPLHQRFEQQVQANPQAIALRFEQSQLSYAELNSRANQLAHQLKALEVGPDTLVGLCVEPSLDTIIGILAILKAGGAYLPIDPAHPQERIVWLLADAKVGLVVTQARCVNKLPQAGLQLIVLDAADSALSNQPTSNPPASAQLDNLAYMIYTSGSTGTPKGALITHRNVARLFSSTEAWFNFNNHDVWSLFHSFAFDFSVWEIWGALLYGGRVVVVPFMTTRNPAGFYQLLVDEGVTVLNQTPSAFRQLIISDAEHDLPSRLALRYVIFGGEALNVGALQPWFERHGDLCPQLVNMYGITETTVHVTYRPLSVHDVENPQSSPIGTAIPDLDLYVLDDHCLPVPLGITGELYVGGAGLARGYWNRPELTNDRFIKHPFAETGRLYKTGDLVRRLANNEIEYLGRRDNQVKIRGFRIELGEIQATLMSHPAISDAIVAVNTISADDQRLVAYLVTQPNQVPRFSQLRTFLKQRLPEYMVPTSFIMLERIPLTANGKIDYRALPSQQQTKQLERSQPIAAPTSVTEQSLIAIWSNLLGVAQVGIQDNFFDLGGHSLLATQVISRVREVFNVSLNLRDFFLNPTIKGLASVIEQANQKPEQTPIIAIHKADPQARLPLSYAQQRIWFLAQIDPTSSFYTVPVALEITGPLQVAALERTLSEIIQRHHALRTLFVSHEGQTLQQVQAAQAIQLPIHDLSDLAGEAQETAINQVLEQEINQPFQLDRDQLLRGRLIKLAPTKHVLSLSIHHIAFDDWSQGILFNEMTKLYQAFANNQASPLPELALQYPDFAAWQRQWLQGEVLQNQLNYWKQQLSGKLPLLEMPLDYPRPSVQSFNGAHEMLSIEPELYRKLNQLARDNEATMFMLLMAAWAILLNRYSNQTDIVIGTPIANRNRQELEAIIGFFANTLAIRADLTGDPTIQQVVQRIRETALNGYSHQDLPFDLLVSELLPERQANRSPIFQAMLVLQNASQSSNLDLAEVQIAPRSVETNSAKFELSLVLYDNSSSIDAWIEYNTDLFKSTTIGRMVEQLQQLLTSMTTDPQQRISQVSLVSSAEKERLLGGWSQGNDDDYDLF, from the coding sequence ATGACTGATTTTGCTGCAAAAATTGCTGCATTACCACCAGAAAAACAAGCGCTGTTGATTCGCCGCCTGCAACAAGCAGCCAACGAGCCACCAGCATTGGTTGCTCAACCACGAACAACCAATACCCTGCCGTTATCGTTTGCCCAAGAGCGCCAATGGGTGTTGTATCAGTGGGACCCAACCAGCCCACTCTATAACATCGTTTATGGGGTGCGCTACCGTGGCAAGCTCGATATTGCAGCCTTGCAAGCAGGCTTTAACACAATTGCCCAACGCCATGAAGTGTTGCGCACGACCTTTTTGCTGGTTGATAACGTGCCTCACCAGCAGATCCATGCTGAGCTTAAGCCAGGGTTTAGCATGGTTGATGTACGAGATCTGGCCGAAACTGAGCGCGATGCAGCCATCCAAGCGCAGATTCAAGCCGAAACCCAGCTGCCGTTTGATTTGCAAACTGGGCCATTATTGCGCGTACTCTTGCTGCAAATTCGCGATCACGAATATATCAAATTGGTCAGCGTGCATCATAGTGTCTTTGATGGTTGGTCGGCTGGGGTGATTATCGCCGAGTTGAATCATTTGCTGAATGCGGCCTATGCTGGTGAACCAAGCAGCTTACCAGCGTTGCCAATTCAATATGCCGATTATGCAATTTGGCAACGTAATTGGCTGCAAGGCAAGGTATTGGAGCAGCAACTTCAATATTGGAAGGAACAACTTGCAGGCGAGTTGCCAATTCTGCAATTACCGACCGATCGGCCTTATCCACCAGTTGAATCGTCGCGCGGTGCACATTATCGAGTGCAATTGAGCGCCGATTTGGTACAACGCTTGGTGACATGGAGCCGTAACGAAGGCTATACCCTCAACATTATTTTGCTCACAATCTGGAAAACCCTGCTCTTCCGTTACACCAACCAAACCGATTTGCTGGTGGGCATGCCGATCGCCAATCGCCATTACAACGATTTGCAGGCCTTGATCGGCTATTTCGTCAATACCTTGGTTATTCGCACTAAAGCCGCTGGCGAGCTGAGTTTTCGCAGCTTTTTGGATCAAGTGCGAGCGGCGAATTTGGCGGCCCAAGAGCATCAAGATTTGCCGTTTGAGCAATTGGTCGAGGCTTTGCAGCCTGATCGTAATTTGGCACATACGCCGATTTTTCAAAGCTTGTTTGTGTTTCAGCGCGATACAGTCAATAGTTTTCAGCTGCCTGAGCTTTCGGTTGAGCCATTGCCAATTGAAACTGGTACAGCCAAGTTTGCCCTAAGCCTAGAAGCAGTCTCGCTTGATCAGCAGATTAACCTCAATTTCGAGTATAAAACTGATCTGTTTGATCCAGCAACTATCGAACGCTTGGCCCAACATTACCAAAATTTGCTCGAAGCCACGCTTGCTACACCCGATTTGGAGCTTTCGCGCTTGCCAATGCTGAGCAAGGTCGAACTGGCCCAATTGCTGCCAACCTCAAAATCGCTCGAAGCAAGCTTGTTGCCCTTGCACCAACGCTTTGAGCAGCAGGTTCAGGCCAATCCGCAAGCAATTGCGCTGCGATTTGAGCAAAGCCAACTAAGCTATGCCGAACTCAATAGCCGCGCCAATCAACTGGCCCATCAACTCAAAGCGCTTGAGGTTGGCCCAGATACCTTGGTTGGGCTGTGTGTTGAGCCATCGCTCGATACAATCATTGGGATTTTGGCGATTCTCAAGGCTGGCGGCGCATATCTGCCGATCGATCCTGCGCATCCCCAAGAGCGAATTGTTTGGTTGTTGGCAGATGCCAAGGTGGGCTTGGTCGTCACTCAAGCGCGTTGTGTCAATAAATTGCCGCAGGCTGGCTTGCAGTTGATTGTGCTTGATGCCGCCGATTCAGCGCTAAGCAATCAGCCAACCAGCAATCCGCCAGCGAGTGCCCAGCTCGATAACTTAGCCTACATGATTTACACCTCAGGCTCCACTGGCACACCCAAAGGCGCATTGATCACCCATCGCAATGTGGCGCGACTGTTTAGTTCAACCGAAGCATGGTTCAACTTCAACAACCACGATGTTTGGAGTTTGTTCCATTCCTTTGCCTTCGATTTCTCGGTTTGGGAAATTTGGGGAGCCTTGCTGTATGGCGGTCGGGTGGTGGTCGTGCCATTTATGACCACTCGCAATCCCGCTGGCTTCTATCAATTGCTGGTTGATGAAGGCGTAACCGTGCTCAACCAAACGCCCTCGGCCTTCCGTCAGTTGATTATCAGCGATGCTGAACATGACTTACCCTCACGGTTAGCCTTGCGCTATGTCATCTTTGGCGGCGAAGCGCTGAATGTTGGGGCACTCCAACCATGGTTCGAACGCCATGGCGATCTATGCCCGCAACTGGTCAATATGTATGGCATTACTGAAACCACCGTCCATGTGACCTACCGACCGCTGAGCGTGCACGATGTTGAAAATCCCCAAAGTAGCCCGATTGGCACAGCAATTCCCGATTTGGATCTGTATGTGCTTGACGATCATTGTTTGCCAGTGCCATTGGGAATTACTGGCGAACTATATGTGGGCGGCGCGGGCTTGGCTCGCGGCTATTGGAATCGGCCCGAACTAACCAACGATCGCTTTATCAAGCATCCATTTGCCGAAACAGGCCGCCTCTATAAAACTGGCGATTTGGTGCGACGCTTGGCCAACAACGAGATCGAATACCTAGGCCGACGCGATAACCAAGTTAAAATTCGTGGTTTCCGGATTGAGCTAGGCGAAATTCAAGCCACCCTGATGAGCCACCCCGCGATCAGCGATGCCATTGTGGCGGTCAATACGATCTCAGCTGATGATCAGCGCTTGGTGGCTTATTTGGTGACCCAGCCCAATCAAGTGCCACGCTTTAGCCAATTGCGCACATTTCTCAAGCAACGACTGCCAGAATATATGGTGCCAACCTCATTCATTATGCTTGAGCGTATTCCACTGACCGCCAACGGCAAAATCGATTATCGCGCTTTGCCTAGCCAACAACAGACCAAACAACTTGAGCGCAGCCAGCCGATCGCCGCTCCAACCAGCGTCACCGAGCAATCATTAATCGCCATTTGGAGCAATTTGCTGGGTGTAGCCCAAGTTGGCATTCAAGATAACTTCTTCGATTTGGGTGGGCATTCATTGTTGGCAACCCAGGTCATCTCACGGGTGCGCGAGGTGTTTAATGTCAGCCTCAACTTGCGTGATTTCTTCCTCAATCCAACGATCAAGGGCTTAGCCAGCGTTATCGAGCAAGCCAACCAAAAACCCGAGCAAACGCCAATCATCGCGATTCACAAAGCTGATCCGCAAGCACGCTTGCCACTCTCCTATGCTCAGCAGCGCATTTGGTTCTTGGCTCAAATTGATCCAACCAGTAGCTTTTACACCGTACCTGTGGCCTTAGAAATTACTGGCCCCTTGCAAGTTGCCGCCTTAGAGCGCACCTTGAGCGAGATTATACAGCGCCATCATGCCTTGCGCACACTATTTGTGAGCCACGAAGGCCAAACCCTTCAGCAAGTGCAAGCGGCTCAAGCAATTCAACTGCCAATTCATGATCTCAGTGATTTAGCTGGCGAAGCTCAAGAAACAGCGATCAACCAAGTATTGGAGCAGGAAATTAATCAACCCTTCCAGCTTGATCGCGATCAACTGTTGCGCGGGCGCTTGATCAAACTAGCCCCAACCAAGCATGTGCTCAGCCTAAGCATTCATCATATTGCCTTTGATGATTGGTCTCAGGGCATTTTGTTTAATGAAATGACCAAGCTTTACCAAGCATTTGCCAACAATCAAGCCTCGCCATTACCCGAACTAGCCTTGCAATACCCCGATTTTGCCGCTTGGCAACGTCAATGGCTGCAAGGCGAGGTTTTACAAAATCAACTGAATTACTGGAAACAGCAATTGAGTGGCAAATTGCCGTTGCTCGAAATGCCGCTGGATTATCCACGGCCTAGCGTGCAAAGTTTCAATGGCGCACACGAAATGCTGAGCATCGAGCCAGAACTGTATCGCAAGCTCAATCAATTGGCGCGAGATAACGAAGCAACCATGTTTATGCTGCTGATGGCGGCATGGGCGATTTTGCTCAATCGTTATAGCAACCAAACCGATATTGTCATCGGCACGCCGATTGCCAACCGCAACCGCCAAGAGCTCGAGGCCATCATTGGGTTCTTCGCCAATACCTTGGCCATTCGCGCCGATTTAACTGGCGATCCAACCATTCAACAAGTAGTGCAGCGGATTCGTGAAACCGCGCTGAATGGCTATAGCCACCAAGATTTGCCCTTCGATCTGTTGGTGAGCGAGCTTTTGCCCGAACGCCAAGCCAATCGTTCGCCAATTTTCCAAGCCATGTTGGTGCTGCAAAACGCCTCGCAGAGCAGCAACCTCGATTTGGCGGAGGTGCAGATTGCGCCGCGCAGCGTTGAAACCAACTCGGCTAAGTTTGAGCTAAGTTTGGTGCTCTACGACAATAGCTCAAGCATCGACGCTTGGATTGAATATAACACCGACCTGTTTAAATCAACCACAATTGGCCGAATGGTCGAGCAACTGCAACAACTGCTCACCAGCATGACCACCGATCCACAACAACGCATCAGCCAAGTTTCGTTGGTCAGTTCGGCAGAAAAAGAACGGCTGCTCGGCGGCTGGTCGCAAGGAAACGACGACGACTACGATTTGTTCTAG
- a CDS encoding SDR family NAD(P)-dependent oxidoreductase has product MNNLPSGTDSIKPETIETTAEILTEWLINHFCTYLNVAPAEIDVRLPFAHYHIDSIQALSLISKLEQFLGRSLSPTLLWDYPSIATLVPALVGTEQPEVEVVADSDPNADAIAIIGMSCRFPGARNLAEYWDLLINGRDAITEIPAERWNLEAVYNPDRSVPGTMYTRWGGFVDQPDYFDAGFFGISPREAIHLDPQQRMLLECTWEAFEDAGQSPQALAGSRTGVFIASVSEDYGRILFSHPEIIDAYTGPGTAHSILANRLSYVLNLQGPSININTACSGSLVAIHMACQALQTGEADLVVAGGVNASLLPDGNLFFSKAGALSPDGRCKTFDARANGIVRSDGAGIVILKPLQKALADGNPIYAVIRGSAVNSDGRTNGIMAPNRQSQEVVLQEAYRRAGVNPATVQYIEAHGTGTSLGDVIEAQALGSVLAVGRSAEQPCAIGSVKTNIGHSESAAGIAGVIKVALAMKHQILPASLHFETPNPMIPFEELGLQVQAQRGPWPNASGPLLAGVSGFGFGGTNAHLVLESAPIRETQSPSSNETKPLLLPLSAQSEPALRQLAVRYASQIAAASPSEVANICYSASVGRSQLDHRLAATAASPALLAEQLNDFAEGRSATGLITQDRSQAHKLVWVFSGQGSHWVGMGRGLLEQQPVFRQTLEACDQAFAKYAGWSLIAALRDDQTAEQINQTDRAQPLIFALQVSLAALWRSWGITPTAIVGHSLGEIAAAYVSGVLTLDEAVQVVYHRSRLMKQVAGKGKTAAVELTFEQARLLLVGREQQVAIAGINSPTSCILAGDPSTLEQLVASLQHNDVFARLVRGVDIAFHSPQMEPLVPELNAALAQLKPQAPTIPLVSTVTGTFAEQALYSEGYWGRNLREPFLFATAIKSLLDKGFDTFLEVSPHPVLGESMLRSIQHFKQSAQVFSSLRRDQAELDLLFETLGRLFVAGYSPDWQQVYPEPRQRSALPNYPWQRERYWFDQLLPATSNQTSARGGFVPALLAGKLQTTPSAQHPLLGISIASAVNQSQFWQTNLAANYPAYLADHVVQEQVLLPGAAYVEMIVAALRGRGQHQVTINNLVFKQPLILPNQGQRTVQLVCNAEDNGFSLQILSQATEPNSPWELHATATALDNSTIANHSAYLALAELQARCAENIAVSEHYARMQAVQLVYGPAFQSLSHIWRGQAEALAQLHLAPAIGQLAQHDQLHPALLDATFQLVAVILAQHTNDQTYLPIAIERLNVLDRIPAEAWCHAVLRSAPADETLIYEADLVIADAQGRVVVEIAGLKLFQVAAARITNKPEQGLYDYSWQPIEIQAAEHPAERWLILANTHDQFAKQLSNSLAAYGQQVDCREQSIETAGLGDWLKPQLQANYHQIVCLWPLTTSNDHAPVAGATQQSLAMLTLLQTLSDSDSATPRLWCITRGAQAVLDHEVVNLAQAPLWGMMRSAALEHPELTPSLIDLAPMAESNEAAQLAKTLLQRANEHQQALRNQQQLIARLQQRPVSKPTTLKLSNQAAYLITGGSGGLGLEIAHWMLAKGASNLIILGRRPLQPSHNAVSEQQSQLVNALSQLEQAGANLRYAAINVADQAALAEFLQQYRAETGLAIRGIVHAAGVLDDQMLYRMESSAVTSVFAPKVAGAWALHEVFSQEPLDFMIFCSSLAASIGSVGQAHYAAANSFMDSLAAYRRSQGLAGLSINWGPWAEVGMAAKLNPNIFEAHGVQLLQPQQALVAMEQLINDQAIQTTIAEIDWAMWLKSNPVVANLAFFAALAPSASIAQPASNLSQEHEFRQRVLQTQPSERQALITQQLKHLIAKVMQLDPSKLDSQLALHTLGLDSIMAIELKTSISQNLGVTLSVAYLIQGPSIDEIVANVNQQLSLELSSEMFASPETRDDALQVLLEQVQQSDHDQIAQILAELEQLSTDEAKSRLVG; this is encoded by the coding sequence ATGAACAACCTACCATCTGGAACGGATAGCATCAAGCCTGAAACAATCGAAACAACCGCAGAAATATTAACTGAGTGGTTAATAAATCACTTTTGTACCTATTTAAATGTTGCCCCCGCTGAAATTGATGTGCGCTTGCCGTTTGCGCACTATCACATCGATTCAATCCAAGCACTTAGTTTAATCAGTAAGCTTGAGCAGTTTCTGGGGCGTTCGCTCTCACCAACATTGCTTTGGGATTATCCGAGCATTGCAACGCTGGTTCCAGCACTCGTCGGCACTGAGCAACCAGAAGTCGAGGTCGTGGCTGATTCAGACCCAAATGCTGATGCAATTGCAATTATCGGCATGAGTTGCCGCTTTCCTGGCGCTCGTAATTTGGCTGAGTACTGGGATTTACTAATCAACGGTCGCGATGCAATTACGGAAATTCCTGCCGAGCGCTGGAATTTAGAGGCCGTTTATAATCCCGATCGCAGTGTACCGGGCACGATGTACACCCGTTGGGGTGGCTTTGTTGATCAGCCTGATTATTTCGATGCAGGCTTTTTTGGCATCTCACCACGCGAGGCGATTCACCTTGATCCGCAACAGCGCATGTTGTTGGAATGCACTTGGGAAGCCTTTGAAGATGCTGGTCAATCGCCGCAAGCGCTGGCGGGCAGCCGCACTGGGGTCTTTATTGCTTCGGTCAGCGAAGATTATGGCCGAATTTTGTTCAGCCACCCCGAAATTATCGATGCCTACACTGGCCCAGGCACGGCTCACAGCATTTTGGCCAATCGGCTGTCGTATGTGCTGAATTTGCAAGGCCCAAGCATCAATATCAATACTGCTTGCTCGGGATCACTCGTCGCAATTCATATGGCCTGCCAAGCATTGCAAACTGGCGAAGCCGATCTGGTGGTGGCTGGCGGGGTTAATGCGAGTTTGCTGCCTGATGGCAATTTATTTTTCTCCAAAGCTGGAGCCTTATCGCCCGATGGCCGCTGCAAAACCTTCGATGCCCGCGCCAATGGAATTGTACGCAGTGACGGCGCAGGCATTGTAATTCTCAAGCCCTTGCAAAAAGCCTTGGCTGATGGCAACCCAATTTATGCAGTAATTCGCGGCAGTGCCGTCAACAGCGATGGCCGTACCAATGGCATCATGGCTCCCAACCGCCAATCGCAAGAGGTTGTGCTGCAAGAAGCCTATCGCCGTGCTGGCGTTAACCCCGCGACAGTGCAATATATCGAAGCCCACGGCACTGGCACAAGCCTTGGCGATGTGATCGAGGCCCAAGCGCTTGGCTCAGTTTTAGCAGTCGGGCGTTCAGCTGAACAACCCTGTGCGATCGGCTCGGTCAAAACTAATATCGGCCATAGCGAATCTGCGGCTGGGATTGCTGGGGTGATTAAGGTCGCACTGGCAATGAAGCATCAAATCTTGCCTGCAAGTTTGCACTTTGAAACTCCCAATCCTATGATTCCGTTTGAAGAACTCGGCTTGCAAGTTCAAGCGCAACGTGGGCCATGGCCAAATGCTAGCGGCCCATTGTTGGCGGGGGTCAGTGGATTTGGTTTTGGGGGTACAAACGCCCACCTGGTACTCGAATCGGCTCCAATTCGCGAAACCCAAAGCCCTAGTAGCAACGAAACCAAGCCTTTGTTATTGCCGTTATCAGCCCAAAGTGAGCCAGCCTTACGTCAACTTGCTGTCCGCTATGCTAGCCAAATTGCCGCCGCCAGCCCGAGCGAAGTCGCCAATATTTGCTATAGCGCTAGCGTTGGTCGCAGCCAACTGGATCATCGCCTTGCCGCAACTGCTGCTAGCCCAGCCTTGCTCGCCGAGCAGCTCAACGATTTTGCCGAAGGCCGCTCCGCTACTGGTTTGATCACCCAAGATCGTTCGCAAGCCCACAAATTGGTTTGGGTCTTTTCAGGCCAAGGTTCGCACTGGGTTGGCATGGGTCGCGGTCTGCTTGAACAACAACCAGTCTTTCGCCAAACTCTTGAAGCTTGCGATCAAGCCTTTGCTAAGTATGCTGGTTGGTCGTTGATCGCAGCCTTGCGCGATGATCAAACTGCTGAGCAGATTAACCAAACTGATCGAGCGCAGCCGCTCATTTTTGCCTTGCAAGTCAGTCTCGCGGCGCTTTGGCGATCATGGGGCATTACCCCAACCGCGATTGTTGGGCATAGTTTGGGCGAGATTGCAGCGGCCTATGTTAGCGGCGTGCTGACGCTCGATGAAGCGGTACAGGTGGTCTATCATCGCAGTCGTTTGATGAAGCAAGTTGCTGGCAAAGGCAAAACTGCCGCCGTCGAATTGACCTTCGAACAAGCTCGTTTGCTGTTGGTTGGCCGCGAACAACAGGTGGCAATTGCCGGCATCAATAGCCCAACGTCGTGTATTTTGGCAGGCGATCCCAGCACTTTAGAGCAATTAGTCGCCTCGTTGCAGCATAACGATGTGTTTGCTCGCTTGGTGCGCGGGGTTGATATTGCCTTTCATAGCCCACAGATGGAGCCACTAGTTCCTGAATTAAACGCCGCTTTGGCTCAGCTCAAACCACAAGCGCCCACGATTCCTTTGGTTTCAACCGTGACTGGCACGTTTGCAGAGCAAGCACTCTACAGCGAGGGCTATTGGGGCCGTAATCTACGCGAGCCATTCTTGTTTGCAACTGCGATCAAAAGTTTACTCGACAAAGGGTTCGATACATTTTTGGAAGTCAGCCCACACCCGGTTTTGGGCGAATCGATGTTGCGCAGTATCCAACATTTCAAGCAGTCAGCCCAAGTGTTTAGCTCATTGCGCCGCGATCAAGCTGAATTAGATTTGCTGTTTGAGACGCTTGGGCGCTTGTTTGTGGCTGGCTATAGCCCCGATTGGCAGCAAGTTTATCCCGAGCCGCGCCAGCGCAGCGCCTTGCCCAATTATCCATGGCAACGTGAACGCTATTGGTTTGATCAGCTTTTGCCAGCAACCAGTAATCAAACGTCGGCCCGTGGTGGGTTTGTGCCAGCGCTCTTGGCAGGCAAGCTTCAGACTACCCCCAGCGCTCAGCACCCATTGCTCGGTATTTCGATCGCCTCGGCGGTCAATCAAAGCCAGTTCTGGCAAACCAATTTGGCCGCCAACTATCCCGCTTATTTGGCCGACCATGTGGTGCAAGAACAGGTGTTGTTGCCTGGCGCGGCCTATGTTGAGATGATTGTGGCCGCCTTGCGTGGCCGCGGCCAACACCAAGTCACAATCAATAACTTGGTTTTCAAACAGCCATTGATCTTGCCAAATCAAGGCCAGCGCACTGTCCAGTTGGTATGCAATGCTGAGGATAATGGCTTTAGTTTGCAAATTTTGAGCCAAGCCACCGAGCCAAATAGCCCTTGGGAATTGCATGCCACAGCTACGGCGCTTGATAATAGCACGATTGCCAATCATTCAGCCTATCTCGCCCTCGCCGAATTGCAAGCCCGCTGCGCCGAAAACATCGCGGTGAGTGAGCATTATGCTCGCATGCAAGCGGTGCAATTGGTGTATGGCCCAGCGTTTCAATCGCTCAGCCACATTTGGCGCGGCCAAGCCGAGGCACTAGCTCAATTGCACCTAGCTCCAGCCATCGGCCAGCTTGCTCAGCACGATCAGTTGCATCCGGCCTTGCTCGATGCCACCTTCCAGCTCGTCGCGGTGATTCTTGCCCAACACACCAACGATCAAACCTACTTGCCAATTGCGATTGAGCGCTTGAATGTGCTTGATCGGATTCCAGCTGAAGCTTGGTGTCATGCGGTGTTGCGTTCGGCCCCTGCCGATGAAACCCTGATCTATGAAGCCGATTTGGTGATTGCTGATGCCCAAGGGCGGGTCGTGGTAGAAATTGCTGGCTTGAAGCTATTCCAAGTGGCCGCCGCTCGGATCACCAACAAACCCGAGCAAGGTCTGTATGACTATAGCTGGCAACCGATCGAAATCCAAGCTGCTGAACATCCCGCTGAGCGCTGGCTGATTTTGGCCAATACCCACGATCAATTTGCTAAGCAATTGAGTAACAGCTTGGCAGCCTATGGCCAGCAGGTCGATTGCCGCGAACAATCAATTGAAACCGCTGGATTGGGCGATTGGCTCAAACCCCAGTTGCAAGCCAATTATCACCAGATCGTTTGTTTATGGCCACTAACCACCAGCAACGATCACGCGCCAGTCGCTGGCGCAACCCAGCAAAGCTTGGCAATGTTGACGCTGTTGCAAACGCTCAGCGATTCAGACAGCGCCACGCCGCGCTTGTGGTGTATAACCCGCGGAGCACAGGCAGTGCTCGATCACGAGGTTGTGAATCTGGCGCAAGCACCACTTTGGGGCATGATGCGCAGCGCGGCCTTAGAACACCCCGAACTAACACCGAGCTTAATCGACCTTGCACCGATGGCTGAAAGCAACGAAGCCGCCCAACTCGCCAAGACGTTGTTGCAACGCGCCAATGAGCATCAACAGGCCTTGCGCAATCAACAGCAGTTGATAGCTCGCTTGCAACAACGCCCAGTTTCCAAGCCAACCACACTCAAACTAAGCAACCAAGCGGCTTATCTAATTACTGGTGGAAGCGGTGGTTTGGGCTTGGAGATTGCCCATTGGATGTTGGCAAAGGGCGCGAGCAATTTGATCATCCTTGGCCGCCGACCATTGCAACCAAGCCATAACGCTGTATCCGAGCAACAATCGCAGCTCGTGAATGCGCTCAGCCAACTCGAACAAGCTGGGGCAAATCTGCGGTATGCCGCAATCAACGTGGCTGATCAGGCTGCCTTGGCCGAGTTTTTGCAGCAATATCGCGCCGAAACTGGCCTCGCCATTCGTGGGATTGTGCATGCTGCGGGGGTGCTCGATGATCAAATGCTCTATCGCATGGAATCAAGTGCTGTGACCAGCGTTTTTGCCCCCAAAGTTGCTGGCGCATGGGCCTTGCACGAAGTGTTCAGCCAAGAACCACTTGATTTTATGATCTTCTGTTCATCACTGGCGGCCAGCATTGGCTCGGTTGGTCAAGCGCATTATGCCGCCGCCAACAGCTTTATGGATAGCCTTGCAGCCTATCGTCGGAGCCAAGGCTTGGCCGGGCTAAGCATCAATTGGGGGCCATGGGCCGAGGTAGGGATGGCCGCCAAGCTCAATCCCAACATCTTTGAAGCCCATGGCGTGCAACTACTGCAACCTCAACAAGCCTTAGTTGCAATGGAGCAACTGATCAACGATCAAGCAATTCAGACGACGATTGCTGAAATCGATTGGGCAATGTGGCTCAAAAGTAATCCGGTTGTCGCAAATTTAGCATTTTTTGCGGCACTCGCGCCGTCAGCCAGCATTGCTCAACCAGCCAGCAACCTAAGCCAAGAGCATGAATTTCGCCAACGGGTTTTACAGACCCAGCCCAGCGAACGTCAAGCGTTGATAACTCAACAACTCAAACACTTGATTGCCAAGGTTATGCAGCTTGATCCATCAAAACTGGACAGTCAACTAGCACTCCATACCCTCGGCCTCGACTCGATTATGGCAATTGAACTCAAAACCAGCATAAGCCAAAACCTTGGCGTAACCTTGTCGGTTGCCTATCTGATTCAGGGTCCCAGCATTGATGAAATTGTTGCCAATGTCAATCAACAACTATCCCTAGAACTATCATCGGAGATGTTTGCATCGCCTGAAACCCGCGATGATGCGCTTCAGGTGCTACTTGAACAAGTACAGCAAAGCGATCACGATCAGATCGCTCAAATACTTGCTGAATTAGAACAACTCTCCACTGATGAGGCTAAATCTCGTCTGGTTGGGTGA